CAGTTCGGCAAATCTATTGGCGAGCACCAGAGCATCGCCAACATGCTCGCTGACATGCACACCCAGCTGAATGCCACTCGCCTGCTGATCCTGCATTCGGCACGGCTGAAGAGCGCCGGGTACCCCTGCCTGTCGGAGGCCTCGCAGGCCAAGCTATTCGCCTCGGAGATGGCCGAACGGGTCTGTTCCAAGGCGATGCAGATCCACGGCGGCTACGGATACCTGGAGGACTACCCGGTGGAGCGGTACTACCGCGATGCCCGCATCACCCAGATCTACGAAGGCTCCAGCGAAATCCAGCGCCTATTGATCGCCCGCGAGCTGGCCCACTACCCGTTGTGAGTCCATTTTCGCAGGATCACCTCCCCGAGAGGCCTGCGCTTTTTTATTCAATCAAGAGAGACCCCATGAGAGTTCTGGTAGCCGTCAAACGCGTGGTCGACTACAACGTCAAGGTTCGCGTCAAGGCGGACAATTCCGGCGTCGACCTCGCCAACATCAAGATGTCGATGAACCCATTCTGCGAAATTGCAGTGGAAGAAGCCGTGCGCCTGAAAGAGAAAGGCGTGGCGACTGAAATCGTCGTCGTCTCCGTCGGCCCGTCCACCGCTCAAGAGCAACTGCGCACCGCGCTGGCTCTGGGTGCCGACCGCGCCATCCTCATCGAATCCGCCGAAGATCTGACTTCCCTGGCCGTTGCCAAACTGTTGAAAACGGTTGTCGACAAGGAACAGCCTCAGCTGGTGATCCTTGGCAAACAAGCCATCGACAGCGACAACAACCAGACTGGCCAGATGCTCGCGGCATTGAGCGGCTACGGTCAGGGCACCTTCTCGTCCAAAGTCGAAGTGTCCGGCGACACTGTTGCCGTGACTCGCGAAGTCG
The Pseudomonas lini DNA segment above includes these coding regions:
- a CDS encoding electron transfer flavoprotein subunit beta/FixA family protein gives rise to the protein MRVLVAVKRVVDYNVKVRVKADNSGVDLANIKMSMNPFCEIAVEEAVRLKEKGVATEIVVVSVGPSTAQEQLRTALALGADRAILIESAEDLTSLAVAKLLKTVVDKEQPQLVILGKQAIDSDNNQTGQMLAALSGYGQGTFSSKVEVSGDTVAVTREVDGGAQTVSLKLPAIVTTDLRLNEPRYASLPNIMKAKKKPLKVLTPDALGVSTASTNKTVKVEAPAARSAGIKVKSVAELVEKLKNEAKVL